The following proteins are encoded in a genomic region of Bradyrhizobium sp. SK17:
- a CDS encoding carboxylesterase, which produces MSQTAASEQEPAFIEVGEADARRRIAVRARTGGGPGLFWLGGFKSDMAGTKAIALDAWAAEHGRGCVRFDYSGHGESGGEFVDGTIGRWLEESLAVFSQFCSGPQVVIGSSMGGWMALLLAREIARRGKAGGGRSQLAGLVLIAPAPDFTEELMWKGFPPEVRQEIETKGMWLRPSEYGDGSPYPITRNLIEDGRNHLLLGAKIDVGCPVRILQGAQDPDVPWKHAFALVHRLPAEDVVLTMIQDGDHRLSRPQDIARIIAAVAEIG; this is translated from the coding sequence ATGAGCCAAACCGCCGCATCCGAACAGGAACCCGCGTTCATCGAGGTTGGCGAAGCCGACGCCCGGCGCCGGATCGCGGTCCGCGCCCGAACCGGCGGCGGTCCGGGCCTGTTCTGGCTCGGTGGCTTCAAGTCCGACATGGCCGGCACCAAGGCGATCGCGCTCGACGCCTGGGCTGCGGAGCACGGCCGCGGCTGTGTCCGGTTCGACTATTCCGGCCACGGCGAAAGTGGCGGCGAATTCGTCGACGGCACGATCGGCCGCTGGCTCGAGGAGAGCCTGGCGGTGTTCTCGCAGTTCTGCAGCGGGCCGCAGGTCGTGATCGGTTCCTCGATGGGCGGCTGGATGGCGCTGCTGTTAGCGCGCGAGATCGCTCGGCGTGGCAAAGCCGGCGGCGGCCGGTCACAGCTCGCCGGCCTGGTGCTGATCGCGCCTGCGCCCGACTTTACCGAAGAGCTGATGTGGAAGGGATTTCCGCCGGAGGTGCGGCAGGAGATCGAGACCAAGGGCATGTGGCTGAGGCCATCGGAATATGGCGACGGCTCGCCCTATCCGATCACCCGCAATTTGATCGAGGACGGCCGCAATCATCTGCTGCTCGGAGCCAAGATCGATGTCGGCTGTCCGGTGCGCATCCTGCAGGGCGCGCAGGATCCCGATGTGCCGTGGAAGCATGCGTTCGCATTGGTGCACCGGTTGCCGGCCGAGGATGTGGTGCTGACCATGATCCAGGACGGCGATCACCGGCTGTCGCGGCCGCAGGACATCGCGCGGATCATCGCCGCGGTGGCGGAGATCGGGTAG
- the infC gene encoding translation initiation factor IF-3, whose protein sequence is MRRPNRAPPTVAKDGPRTNDEIRNAQIQLIDADGVNKGTVETMVAIKMAMEAGMDLVEISPNVSPPVCKIMDYGKYKYSAQKKAAEARKKQKVVEIKEIKLRPMIDDHDYDVKMRAMQRFFEEGDKVKITLRYRGREMAHQEIGTKLLDKVKADVAEFAKVEQDAKFEGRQVVMVLAPR, encoded by the coding sequence ATTCGCCGTCCCAATAGAGCCCCGCCCACAGTCGCAAAAGACGGGCCGCGCACCAATGATGAGATTCGCAACGCGCAGATCCAGCTGATCGATGCCGACGGTGTCAACAAGGGCACCGTCGAGACCATGGTTGCCATCAAGATGGCCATGGAAGCCGGCATGGACCTGGTCGAGATTTCGCCGAACGTCAGTCCTCCGGTCTGCAAGATCATGGACTACGGCAAGTACAAATATTCCGCGCAGAAAAAGGCCGCCGAGGCCCGCAAGAAGCAGAAGGTCGTCGAGATCAAGGAGATCAAGCTCCGCCCGATGATCGACGATCACGACTATGACGTGAAGATGCGCGCGATGCAGCGCTTCTTCGAGGAAGGCGACAAGGTCAAGATCACCTTGCGCTACCGCGGTCGTGAGATGGCGCACCAGGAGATCGGTACCAAGCTGCTCGACAAGGTGAAGGCCGACGTCGCCGAGTTCGCCAAGGTCGAGCAGGACGCCAAGTTCGAAGGCCGCCAGGTCGTAATGGTGCTGGCGCCGCGCTAA
- the rpmI gene encoding 50S ribosomal protein L35, which produces MPKLKTKSGAKKRFKVTATGKVMHAQRGKRHGMIKRTKKQIRQLRGTRVLFKTDGDNVKKYFLPNA; this is translated from the coding sequence ATGCCCAAGTTGAAGACCAAGTCGGGCGCTAAAAAGCGCTTCAAGGTGACCGCCACTGGCAAGGTCATGCACGCCCAGCGCGGCAAGCGCCACGGCATGATCAAGCGGACGAAGAAGCAGATCCGTCAGCTCCGCGGCACCCGCGTGCTGTTCAAGACCGACGGCGACAACGTCAAGAAGTACTTCTTGCCGAACGCCTGA
- the rplT gene encoding 50S ribosomal protein L20 — translation MSRVKRGVTAHAKHKKVYKAAKGYYGRRKNTIRVAKQAVEKAGQYAFRDRKRKKRTFRALWIQRINAAVRPFGMTYSVFINGLSKSGVVVDRKVLSDLAIHEPVAFQAIAEKAKAALAA, via the coding sequence ATGTCTCGCGTCAAACGCGGTGTGACCGCTCACGCCAAGCACAAGAAAGTCTACAAGGCCGCCAAGGGCTATTACGGCCGCCGCAAGAACACCATCCGCGTTGCCAAGCAGGCGGTCGAAAAGGCCGGCCAGTACGCCTTCCGCGACCGCAAGCGCAAGAAGCGCACCTTCCGCGCGCTCTGGATCCAGCGCATCAACGCCGCCGTCCGTCCGTTCGGCATGACCTACAGCGTGTTCATCAACGGCCTGTCCAAGTCGGGTGTCGTCGTCGACCGCAAGGTGCTGTCCGATCTCGCGATCCACGAGCCGGTGGCGTTCCAGGCGATCGCCGAGAAGGCCAAGGCCGCGCTGGCTGCGTAA
- the pheS gene encoding phenylalanine--tRNA ligase subunit alpha, with protein sequence MSDLATLEKSILDQIAAAADEAALEAVRVSALGKKGSISALLATLGKMSPDERKTEGAKINLAKDAVTQALAARRDVLKAAALDARLAAETIDVTLPLREAPAEAGRIHPLSQVFDEVNTIFADMGFAIAEGPDIETDDYNFTKLNFPEGHPAREMHDTFFFNPKDDGSRMLLRTHTSPVQVRTMLTQKPPIRIICPGRTYRIDSDATHTPQFHQVEGLVIDKGSHLGHLKWILHEFCKAFFEVDHINMRFRPSFFPFTEPSLEVDIQCRRDKGEIRFGEGEDWMEILGCGMVHPNVLRACGIDPDVYQGFAWGMGLDRITMLKYGIADLRQLFENDVRWLNHYGFKPLDIPTIAGGLSS encoded by the coding sequence GTGTCCGACCTCGCAACGCTCGAAAAGTCCATCCTCGACCAGATCGCCGCCGCCGCCGACGAGGCTGCCCTCGAGGCCGTGCGCGTCTCGGCCCTCGGCAAGAAGGGCTCGATCTCGGCCTTGCTCGCCACCCTCGGCAAGATGTCGCCGGACGAGCGCAAGACCGAGGGCGCGAAGATCAACCTCGCCAAGGATGCGGTGACGCAGGCGCTGGCGGCCAGGCGCGACGTGCTGAAGGCGGCCGCGCTCGATGCGCGCCTCGCCGCCGAGACCATCGACGTCACGCTGCCGTTGCGCGAGGCGCCGGCGGAGGCCGGCCGCATCCATCCGCTGAGCCAGGTGTTCGATGAGGTCAACACCATCTTCGCCGACATGGGATTTGCGATCGCCGAAGGTCCCGATATCGAGACCGACGATTACAACTTCACCAAGCTGAACTTCCCCGAAGGCCATCCGGCGCGGGAGATGCACGACACCTTCTTCTTCAATCCGAAGGACGATGGTTCGCGCATGCTGTTGCGCACCCACACTTCGCCGGTGCAGGTGCGCACGATGCTGACCCAGAAGCCGCCGATCCGCATTATCTGCCCCGGCCGCACCTATCGCATCGATTCCGATGCGACGCATACGCCGCAATTCCACCAGGTCGAAGGCCTCGTGATCGACAAGGGGTCGCATCTCGGCCACCTGAAATGGATCCTGCACGAGTTCTGCAAGGCGTTCTTCGAGGTCGACCACATCAACATGCGGTTTCGGCCGTCGTTCTTCCCGTTCACCGAGCCGTCGCTCGAGGTCGACATCCAGTGCCGCCGCGACAAGGGCGAGATCCGCTTCGGCGAGGGCGAGGACTGGATGGAGATCCTCGGCTGCGGCATGGTGCACCCGAACGTGCTGCGCGCCTGCGGCATCGATCCCGACGTCTACCAGGGCTTCGCCTGGGGCATGGGCCTCGACCGCATCACGATGCTGAAATACGGCATCGCCGATCTGCGCCAGCTGTTCGAAAACGACGTGCGCTGGCTCAACCATTACGGCTTCAAGCCGCTCGATATCCCGACGATCGCAGGGGGATTGAGCTCGTGA
- a CDS encoding ASCH domain-containing protein, which translates to MNSVAVPGKYHGLRSFAFGDGPELADELLDLVIRGVKTATCCTPDEPNLSAPGECWVVLDGRGTPACVIETTEVTARRFGEVDAGFAHDEGEGDRSLDYWRRAHRDYFGRQGKFSDDMLLICERFRLIEVLDNRLAS; encoded by the coding sequence GTGAATTCGGTTGCCGTGCCCGGCAAATATCATGGCCTGCGGTCATTCGCATTCGGCGACGGGCCGGAGCTCGCCGACGAGCTGCTCGATCTCGTGATCCGCGGTGTCAAGACCGCGACCTGCTGTACGCCGGACGAGCCGAACCTGTCGGCGCCGGGCGAGTGCTGGGTCGTGCTCGACGGCCGCGGCACACCGGCCTGCGTGATCGAAACCACCGAGGTAACCGCCCGCCGTTTCGGCGAGGTCGATGCGGGCTTCGCCCACGACGAAGGCGAAGGCGACCGCAGCCTCGACTACTGGCGCCGCGCCCACCGCGATTATTTCGGCCGGCAGGGCAAGTTCAGCGACGACATGCTGCTGATCTGCGAGCGCTTCCGTCTGATTGAAGTTTTGGACAATAGGTTGGCGTCATGA
- the pheT gene encoding phenylalanine--tRNA ligase subunit beta: MKFTLSWLKEHLETDEPLEKLADKLTMIGLEVEHIEDKAKRLSPFTIARVISAEQHPNADRLRVCMVDTGNGGAPVQVVCGAPNARAGLISVFSPPGTYIPGKDITLGIGTIRGVESRGMLCSAAELQISEDHDGIMELPADAPLGKGYAEWAGLGDPVIEINLTPNRQDCTGVHGIARDLAAADMGKFKDSGIKQIKGEFPCPVQVTVEDAALCPGFALRLVRGVKNGPSPEWLQKRLTSIGLRPINALVDITNFMTYDRARPLHVFDAKKVKGNLTVRRAKDGETLLALDGRTYTLDNNVCVIADEHGVESLAGIMGGEASGCDEGTTDVLIESALWNEINIAQSGRKLGINSDARYRFERGVDPAFMVPGLELATRLVLELCGGTPSENVVVGKQFGEDRIIDFPLSEVKRLAGIEVPLVEVKLILTRLGFMLAGNGPVVKIAVPSWRTDVQGKADIVEEIVRIVGVDKVPMTPFERGEEPRKPVLTPMQLRTRRAKRGLGARGMVEAVTWSFITNDAAKLFGGGQSELVLANPIAADLSDMRPSLLPGLVGAVQSNINRGTPDVALFEVGQVFRGDKPEDQLVAASGVRHGYASSRGIGRHWTGSTTADAMDAKADAFAVLAAAGAPMQALQIVPGGPAWLHPGRSGTIQIGPQNVLGWFGELHPRAAEALGADGPMIVFEVILERIPQGKQRATRAKPVLELSAFQPVSRDFAFIVDRSVKAGDIVRAAQNVDKKLITDVTVFDVYEGKGIDPDKKSVAIAVTIQPREKTMTDQEIDAVAAKVVAEVTKKTGGTLRA, translated from the coding sequence ATGAAGTTCACCCTCTCCTGGCTGAAGGAACATCTCGAGACCGACGAACCGCTCGAGAAGCTCGCCGACAAGCTCACCATGATCGGGCTCGAGGTCGAGCACATCGAGGACAAGGCGAAGCGGCTTTCGCCGTTCACCATCGCGCGCGTGATCTCGGCCGAGCAGCATCCGAATGCCGACCGGCTGCGCGTCTGCATGGTCGACACCGGTAACGGCGGCGCGCCGGTGCAGGTGGTGTGCGGCGCGCCGAATGCGCGCGCGGGCCTGATCAGCGTGTTCTCGCCGCCCGGCACCTATATCCCCGGCAAGGACATCACGCTCGGCATCGGCACCATCCGCGGCGTCGAGAGCCGCGGCATGCTGTGTTCGGCGGCTGAGTTGCAGATCTCGGAAGACCATGACGGCATCATGGAGCTGCCGGCCGATGCGCCGCTCGGCAAGGGCTATGCCGAATGGGCCGGGCTCGGCGATCCCGTGATCGAGATCAACCTGACGCCGAACCGGCAGGACTGCACCGGCGTGCACGGCATCGCGCGCGATCTCGCCGCCGCCGACATGGGCAAGTTCAAAGATTCCGGGATCAAGCAGATCAAGGGCGAATTCCCCTGCCCGGTCCAGGTGACCGTGGAAGACGCCGCGCTGTGTCCCGGTTTCGCGCTGCGGCTGGTGCGCGGCGTGAAGAACGGGCCGTCGCCGGAATGGCTGCAGAAGCGGCTGACCTCGATCGGCCTGCGCCCGATCAACGCGCTGGTCGACATCACCAACTTCATGACCTACGACCGCGCCCGCCCGCTGCACGTATTCGACGCCAAGAAGGTGAAGGGCAACCTCACCGTACGCCGCGCGAAGGATGGCGAGACGCTGCTCGCGCTCGACGGCCGCACCTACACGCTGGACAACAATGTCTGCGTGATCGCGGACGAGCACGGCGTCGAATCGCTCGCCGGCATCATGGGCGGCGAGGCCTCAGGCTGCGACGAGGGCACCACCGACGTGCTGATCGAATCGGCGCTGTGGAACGAGATCAACATCGCGCAGAGCGGCCGCAAGCTCGGCATCAATTCGGACGCGCGCTATCGCTTCGAGCGCGGCGTCGATCCGGCCTTCATGGTGCCCGGGCTCGAGCTCGCGACCAGGCTGGTGCTGGAGCTGTGCGGCGGCACACCGTCCGAGAACGTCGTGGTCGGCAAGCAGTTCGGCGAGGATCGCATCATCGACTTCCCGCTCAGCGAGGTGAAGCGGCTCGCCGGCATCGAGGTGCCGCTGGTCGAGGTGAAGCTGATCCTCACCCGGCTCGGCTTCATGCTGGCCGGCAACGGCCCGGTGGTGAAGATCGCGGTGCCGTCCTGGCGCACCGACGTGCAGGGCAAGGCCGACATCGTCGAGGAGATCGTGCGCATCGTCGGCGTCGACAAGGTGCCGATGACGCCGTTCGAGCGTGGCGAGGAGCCGCGCAAGCCGGTGCTGACGCCGATGCAGCTGCGCACCCGGCGCGCCAAGCGCGGGCTCGGCGCTCGCGGCATGGTGGAAGCCGTGACCTGGTCGTTCATCACCAACGACGCCGCCAAACTGTTCGGCGGCGGCCAGAGCGAGCTCGTGCTCGCCAACCCGATCGCGGCCGATCTCTCCGACATGCGGCCGAGCCTGCTGCCCGGCCTGGTCGGCGCCGTCCAGTCCAATATCAACCGCGGGACGCCCGATGTCGCGCTGTTCGAGGTCGGCCAGGTGTTCCGCGGCGACAAGCCCGAGGACCAGCTCGTCGCGGCTTCGGGCGTGCGCCATGGCTACGCGTCGTCGAGGGGCATCGGACGGCATTGGACCGGCTCGACGACGGCCGATGCAATGGATGCCAAGGCCGACGCCTTCGCCGTGCTGGCGGCTGCCGGTGCGCCGATGCAGGCGCTCCAGATCGTACCGGGCGGCCCCGCCTGGTTGCATCCGGGACGTTCCGGCACCATCCAGATCGGTCCGCAGAACGTGCTCGGCTGGTTCGGCGAGCTGCACCCGCGCGCGGCCGAGGCGCTGGGCGCCGACGGCCCGATGATCGTGTTCGAGGTGATCCTCGAGCGCATCCCGCAGGGCAAGCAGCGGGCGACGCGCGCCAAGCCGGTGCTGGAGCTTTCGGCGTTCCAGCCGGTGTCGCGCGACTTCGCCTTCATCGTCGACCGCAGCGTCAAGGCCGGCGACATCGTGCGCGCGGCGCAGAATGTCGACAAGAAGCTGATCACTGACGTGACCGTGTTCGACGTCTACGAGGGCAAGGGCATCGATCCCGACAAGAAGTCGGTCGCGATCGCGGTGACGATCCAGCCGCGCGAGAAGACCATGACCGACCAGGAGATCGACGCGGTTGCGGCCAAGGTTGTCGCCGAGGTGACGAAGAAGACCGGCGGCACGCTGCGGGCGTGA
- a CDS encoding sulfite exporter TauE/SafE family protein, producing MASLSLIPSDISTNIALAICAIAFVSGTARGFSGFGSALIFMPLASSVAAPRLVAALLLIIDFIAATPMLPNAWTHADRKATAVMVAGALVGVPIGTYFLTVLDPVTTRWIISGFVAALLVLLLSGWRYHGKDHAALSIGVGGLSGFCSGLAQTGGPPIVAYWLGRPISSVISRANIVLFFGASDFFSLVSYWFTGLITIESAKFSLIVGPIYGIGVWFGASLFGKASEQMFRAICYALIAAAVIVGLPALDGILRGG from the coding sequence ATGGCCTCCCTCTCCCTCATCCCCTCCGACATCTCGACCAACATCGCGCTGGCGATCTGCGCGATCGCCTTCGTGTCGGGCACCGCGCGCGGCTTCTCCGGGTTCGGCTCGGCGCTGATCTTCATGCCGCTCGCCAGCAGCGTTGCGGCGCCGCGGCTGGTGGCGGCGCTGCTGCTGATCATCGATTTCATCGCCGCCACGCCGATGCTGCCGAATGCCTGGACCCACGCCGACCGCAAGGCGACCGCTGTCATGGTGGCCGGTGCGCTGGTCGGCGTTCCCATCGGCACCTATTTCCTCACCGTGCTCGACCCGGTGACCACGCGCTGGATCATCTCCGGCTTCGTCGCGGCGCTGCTGGTGCTATTGCTGTCGGGCTGGCGCTACCACGGCAAGGATCACGCCGCGCTCTCGATCGGCGTCGGCGGCCTCTCGGGCTTTTGCAGCGGCCTCGCGCAGACCGGCGGCCCGCCGATCGTCGCCTACTGGCTGGGACGCCCGATCTCATCGGTGATCTCGCGCGCCAACATCGTGCTGTTCTTCGGCGCCTCGGATTTCTTCTCGCTGGTCAGCTACTGGTTCACCGGACTGATCACGATCGAATCGGCCAAGTTCTCGCTGATCGTCGGTCCAATCTATGGCATCGGCGTCTGGTTCGGCGCCTCGCTGTTCGGCAAGGCCAGCGAGCAGATGTTTCGCGCGATCTGCTACGCGCTTATCGCCGCCGCCGTCATCGTCGGCCTGCCGGCGCTTGATGGCATTTTGCGCGGAGGCTAG
- a CDS encoding MBL fold metallo-hydrolase: protein MIDRRNALKLALGSAALLATPAVRAQATKPRTRIVFLGTKGGPRVGTGASNPANLLVVNDTPIVIDCGMGVSRQLVNAGVPIPSVKYIFISHHHSDHNLEYGNLFYNAWAAGLSTPIHSFGPKGIEAMTREYWELNKFDVETRIADEGRPDPRKLLIAKDITDDGVVLKTPDVTVTAFRTPHPPITDNFAYKFETPDGIVVFSSDTAYNPKLAEFAKGADVLVHECLYIPAVDRLVAKTKNGATLKKHLLDSHTSTEDVGRIAAAAGVKTLVLSHFVPGDDPDVTDDDWTRDVKTNFKGRIVVAKDLMELKLPV, encoded by the coding sequence ATGATCGATCGCCGCAATGCATTGAAACTGGCGCTCGGAAGCGCCGCACTGCTCGCGACGCCGGCGGTGCGCGCGCAAGCCACGAAGCCGCGCACACGCATCGTGTTCCTCGGCACCAAGGGTGGCCCGCGCGTCGGCACCGGCGCTTCCAATCCCGCCAATCTGCTGGTCGTCAACGACACCCCGATCGTGATCGATTGCGGCATGGGCGTCAGCCGGCAGCTAGTCAACGCCGGCGTGCCGATTCCGTCGGTGAAATACATCTTCATCAGCCACCATCATTCCGATCACAATCTCGAATACGGCAATCTGTTCTACAACGCCTGGGCAGCGGGCCTCTCGACGCCGATCCACTCGTTCGGTCCCAAGGGCATCGAGGCGATGACAAGGGAATACTGGGAGCTGAACAAGTTCGACGTCGAGACCCGGATCGCGGACGAAGGCCGCCCCGATCCGCGCAAGCTCCTGATCGCGAAGGACATCACCGACGACGGCGTGGTGCTGAAGACACCGGATGTCACCGTCACCGCGTTCCGCACGCCGCATCCGCCGATCACGGACAACTTTGCCTACAAGTTCGAGACGCCGGATGGCATCGTCGTGTTTTCCAGCGACACCGCCTACAATCCGAAGCTCGCCGAGTTCGCCAAGGGAGCCGACGTGCTGGTGCACGAATGCCTCTATATCCCCGCGGTCGATCGGCTGGTAGCGAAGACCAAGAACGGCGCGACGCTGAAGAAGCATCTGCTCGACAGCCACACCTCGACCGAGGACGTCGGCCGCATCGCCGCTGCCGCCGGCGTCAAGACGCTGGTCCTGAGCCACTTCGTCCCCGGCGACGATCCCGATGTCACCGATGACGACTGGACCCGCGACGTGAAGACGAACTTCAAGGGCCGGATCGTGGTGGCGAAGGATCTGATGGAGCTGAAGCTGCCGGTGTGA
- a CDS encoding NAD(P)/FAD-dependent oxidoreductase, which produces MPVTRRDFLSASAALALAPVLGGRAVAAPLPREADIVVIGAGAAGIAAARRIAAANRKVIVVEASGQVGGRCQTDATTFDAPFDRGARWMHNPETNPMIRLARSAGLDIVTAPAGQKIRIGRRYARPGETEEFLAALVRANRAIDDASRKADIACAAAMPKDLGDWAGTAEFLLGANFSGKDLKDLSAVDKVRAQDRNTAIACRQGLGALIAKLGEGLPLVLSTPAQRILWSNRDVTVETASGKIVARAAIVTVSSNVLASGNIKFAPELPKRSLDAAAKLSLGSYDRIALEIPGNPLGLSRDDVIIEQSNSTKTALLYGNIAGSSLCTIDVAGSFGRELSAQGEKAMIAFAVEWLTRLYGSEVGASIKKTSATRWNASPFILGAMSAAAPGAQFSRRILTEPIGAMYLAGEATHETLWGTVDGAWESGERAADAALRRIGGVKEAAPETPAPAARHKRRTPRRSAEPMN; this is translated from the coding sequence ATGCCAGTGACCCGCCGCGATTTCCTGTCGGCGTCGGCGGCTCTCGCTCTGGCGCCGGTGCTGGGCGGCCGGGCCGTTGCTGCGCCGCTGCCGCGCGAGGCCGACATCGTCGTGATCGGCGCCGGGGCCGCAGGCATCGCCGCGGCGCGACGGATCGCTGCGGCGAACCGCAAGGTGATCGTGGTGGAGGCGTCGGGCCAGGTCGGCGGCCGCTGCCAGACCGACGCAACGACATTCGATGCGCCGTTCGACCGTGGCGCGCGCTGGATGCACAATCCCGAAACCAATCCGATGATCCGGCTGGCGCGTTCCGCGGGCCTCGACATCGTCACGGCGCCCGCGGGCCAGAAGATTCGCATCGGCCGGCGCTACGCCCGTCCCGGCGAGACCGAGGAATTCCTGGCCGCGCTGGTGCGCGCCAATCGCGCTATCGACGACGCCTCGCGCAAGGCCGATATCGCCTGCGCCGCTGCGATGCCGAAGGACCTCGGCGATTGGGCCGGCACCGCCGAATTCCTGCTCGGCGCCAATTTCAGCGGCAAGGACCTGAAGGACCTCTCCGCCGTCGACAAGGTGCGCGCGCAGGATCGCAACACCGCGATCGCCTGCCGGCAGGGCCTCGGCGCGCTGATCGCGAAGCTCGGCGAGGGCCTGCCGCTCGTGCTGTCGACGCCGGCGCAGCGCATCCTGTGGAGCAATCGCGACGTCACGGTCGAGACGGCCTCCGGCAAGATCGTCGCGCGCGCCGCCATCGTCACCGTGTCGAGCAACGTGCTGGCGAGCGGCAATATCAAGTTTGCGCCCGAGCTTCCGAAGCGTTCGCTGGATGCCGCCGCCAAACTCAGCCTCGGCAGCTATGATCGCATCGCGCTGGAGATTCCGGGCAACCCGCTCGGGCTGTCGCGCGACGACGTCATCATCGAGCAGAGCAATTCGACCAAGACCGCGCTGCTCTACGGCAACATCGCCGGCTCCTCGCTGTGCACGATCGACGTCGCGGGCTCGTTCGGCCGCGAGCTGTCGGCGCAGGGCGAGAAGGCGATGATTGCGTTCGCGGTGGAATGGCTGACGCGGCTCTATGGCAGCGAGGTCGGAGCATCCATCAAGAAGACCAGTGCGACGCGCTGGAATGCATCGCCCTTCATCCTCGGTGCGATGTCGGCGGCGGCACCGGGCGCGCAGTTCTCCCGCCGGATCCTGACCGAGCCGATCGGCGCGATGTATCTCGCGGGCGAGGCCACCCACGAGACGCTGTGGGGGACCGTCGACGGCGCCTGGGAGAGTGGCGAGCGTGCCGCCGATGCCGCGCTGCGCAGGATCGGCGGGGTGAAGGAGGCTGCGCCGGAGACGCCGGCGCCTGCCGCAAGACACAAGCGCCGCACGCCGCGTCGCTCGGCGGAGCCGATGAATTGA
- a CDS encoding YiiX/YebB-like N1pC/P60 family cysteine hydrolase: protein MGVMLDTVGKWIAGYLSKEVPGYEPFTPSDPDHLRGIIQEGDVLLVEGNNRISGIIKYLTQSTWSHAALFVGPIDGAFEPDGEQHVLIEANVGEGVTSAPLSKYFTYHTRLCRPVGLSYEDRTTVCRYAINRIGFGYDTKNIVDLARYLFPLPIPQRWRRRMIAFGSGDPTKIICSALIAQAFDAVRYPILPKITRAASRKARREILHIRDSSLYMPRDFDISPYFEIVKPTIVHGFDYTALHWADKQKPLQEVAGEFGVFPECKSPPLIPEAIDEEAALPAAEVTTAETAPV, encoded by the coding sequence ATGGGCGTGATGCTCGATACCGTTGGTAAATGGATCGCGGGGTACTTGTCGAAGGAAGTGCCCGGCTACGAGCCGTTCACGCCGAGCGACCCCGACCATCTGCGCGGCATCATCCAAGAAGGCGATGTCCTCCTCGTCGAGGGCAACAACCGTATCTCCGGCATCATCAAATACCTGACGCAGTCGACTTGGTCGCATGCCGCGCTGTTCGTCGGACCGATCGACGGCGCATTCGAACCTGACGGCGAACAGCACGTGCTGATCGAGGCCAATGTCGGCGAAGGCGTGACCTCCGCGCCGCTGTCGAAATATTTCACCTATCACACCAGGCTCTGCCGGCCGGTCGGTTTGTCCTACGAGGACCGCACCACGGTGTGCCGCTATGCGATCAACCGCATCGGCTTCGGCTACGACACCAAGAACATCGTCGATCTGGCGCGCTACCTGTTTCCGCTGCCGATCCCGCAGCGCTGGCGGCGGCGCATGATCGCGTTTGGCTCCGGCGATCCGACCAAGATCATCTGCTCGGCGCTGATCGCGCAGGCGTTCGACGCCGTGCGCTATCCGATCCTGCCCAAGATCACGCGTGCCGCCAGCCGCAAGGCGCGCCGCGAGATCCTGCATATCCGCGATTCCTCGCTCTACATGCCGCGCGATTTCGACATCTCGCCCTATTTCGAAATCGTCAAACCCACCATCGTGCACGGTTTCGACTACACGGCCCTGCACTGGGCCGACAAGCAGAAGCCGCTCCAGGAGGTAGCCGGCGAATTCGGTGTGTTTCCAGAATGCAAGTCGCCGCCGCTTATTCCTGAAGCGATTGACGAGGAGGCGGCGCTTCCGGCTGCAGAAGTGACGACGGCCGAGACCGCACCGGTGTGA